The Astatotilapia calliptera chromosome 17, fAstCal1.2, whole genome shotgun sequence genome has a segment encoding these proteins:
- the LOC113009794 gene encoding ras-related protein Rab-19-like: MEMPAPEHDDTFDFLFKLILIGDSNVGKTCVIQNFKSGIFSEKQQNTIGVDFTVRTLNIEGKKVKMQVWDTAGQERFRTITQSYYRSAHGAVIAYDITRRSTFDSVKHWIEEVELYGAANVVLVLIGNKCDLEQEREVQFQEACNLAKQKGILAALETSAKDSQHVDEAFMLMARELLSRNGLNVQPEDSESKDTPRVLLRANSRPINGTISANTHTPEKKSCC; encoded by the exons ATGGAGATGCCAGCACCTGAACATGATGATACTTTTGACTTCCTGTTTAAGTTAATCCTTATTGGAGACTCAAACGTGGGGAAGACCTGCGTGATTCAGAATTTCAAGTCTGGGATTTTCTCAGAGAAACAGCAGAACACCATCGGAGTAGATTTCACTGTACGGACACTGAACATTGAGGGGAAGAAGGTGAAG ATGCAAGTATGGGACACAGCAGGTCAGGAAAGATTTCGTACGATCACCCAGAGCTACTACCGCAGCGCTCACGGCGCGGTGATTGCCTATGACATCACACGGCGTTCAACTTTTGACTCGGTGAAGCACTGGATAGAAGAGGTGGAGCTATATGGAGCAGCCAATGTGGTTCTCGTCCTCATAG GTAATAAATGTGACCTGGAGCAGGAACGGGAGGTTCAGTTTCAAGAAGCCTGCAATCTGGCaaaacaaaaaggcattttGGCTGCACTAGAAACATCTGCAAAG gaTAGTCAGCATGTGGACGAAGCCTTCATGCTGATGGCCAGAGAGCTGCTGTCTCGTAACGGCCTTAACGTGCAGCCTGAAGACTCCGAGAGCAAGGACACGCCTCGAGTTCTGCTGCGAGCCAACTCTCGGCCAATCAATGGCACCATAagtgccaacacacacacaccagaaaaaAAATCGTGTTGCTGA